The proteins below are encoded in one region of Pseudophryne corroboree isolate aPseCor3 chromosome 8, aPseCor3.hap2, whole genome shotgun sequence:
- the LOC134949408 gene encoding mRNA decay activator protein ZFP36L1-like, translating to MPAGYTDMPSSLLSPFPELDTDLSKSFVSLLAGVNVKGPHEEQPNIHSSCPVNLNDSTNGKENLLDSTAWPLQSPWNRDSELPPSNPLRHIPFQAERSVSMIEESKKSPVTSRSSSSRYKTELCRTFHESGSCKYGSKCQFAHGTGELRGLNRHPKYKTELCRTYHTIGFCPYGSRCHFIHNAEEQRFSCGVRGQRPPLLRHSISCSGIPSSSSSSSLSLFSSSLASSLASLSPFSPSSPVTPTSNPFASVGPPSPISPPVTLGLTLYRPSSPPRPPMQNPVIGSLQLQLSPWKRGDAKVAERWDSSSQPEGEEESFSACGNSLEAKRLPIFSFLAD from the exons ATGCCGGCGGGATACACAGACATGCCGTCCAGCCTGCTGAGCCCCTTCCCGGAGCTGGACACGGATCTGTCTAAG AGTTTTGTATCCCTGCTGGCAGGGGTGAACGTAAAAGGTCCCCATGAGGAGCAGCCAAACATCCACTCCTCCTGTCCAGTAAACCTCAACGACAGCACGAATGGCAAAGAGAACTTATTGGATTCCACTGCTTGGCCTCTACAAAGTCCATGGAACCGCGATTCGGAGCTGCCCCCTTCAAATCCGCTACGTCACATTCCCTTCCAAGCGGAGCGCTCTGTCAGCATGATTGAGGAGAGTAAAAAGTCTCCTGTCACCTCCAGATCGTCGTCTTCCCGCTACAAGACTGAGCTGTGCCGCACGTTCCACGAGAGCGGCTCTTGCAAGTACGGCTCGAAGTGTCAGTTTGCACATGGAACAGGGGAGCTCAGGGGCCTGAACCGACATCCCAAGTACAAGACGGAGTTGTGCAGAACTTATCACACCATCGGATTCTGTCCCTACGGCTCCCGCTGTCACTTTATCCACAATGCCGAGGAACAGAGATTCAGCTGTGGTGTTAGGGGGCAACGCCCGCCTCTTCTGAGACACAGTATTAGCTGCTCGGGGATACCCTCTTCTTCATCCTCCTCTTCACTCTCCCTTTTCTCCTCTTCCCTTGCTTCTTCACTCGCTTCGCTGTCTCCTTTCTCTCCTTCCAGCCCAGTGACTCCCACATCCAATCCTTTTGCCAGTGTTGGTCCTCCTTCGCCCATCTCCCCTCCTGTCACCCTAGGCCTGACCTTATATAGGCCATCGTCTCCTCCTCGCCCACCTATGCAGAACCCAGTGATTGGCAGTCTGCAACTCCAGCTTTCTCCTTGGAAGCGAGGGGATGCTAAGGTAGCCGAAAGATGGGATTCCTCGTCCCAGCCGGAGGGTGAGGAAGAATCCTTCTCTGCCTGTGGGAACTCTCTGGAAGCAAAGCGTCTCCCGATATTCAGCTTTCTTGCAGACTGA